In a genomic window of Anoxybacter fermentans:
- a CDS encoding ABC transporter ATP-binding protein — MKKEVIVVKKLTKYYKRKVKKEDSFWKHLIKRDYEVVKALKEIDLSISEGEIVGYVGLNGAGKSTTIKLLTGILHPDSGSIEVFGMNPFKHRQRIVARIGVMFGQRSHLLWDLPLIHSLDLLKKIYNIPDNIYQESIELAKKYLGIGDLLKIPVRTMSLGQRIRGEFTAIMLHQPEILFLDEPTIGLDVITKNEIKKLLHYLNEEKGCTIFLTTHDLRDIEKICKRVVVLDEGRIILDDQVNNLLNKVESQFLSVTFADMRVPESLLQFEGIEVLSKDKNVARIKYDRKYYTIESLLKKLMTNYNIEGFYLEQPDLEEIILNLYKSRRNKVVV; from the coding sequence ATGAAAAAAGAGGTGATAGTTGTAAAAAAGTTAACAAAATATTATAAACGAAAAGTAAAAAAAGAAGATAGTTTTTGGAAGCATTTGATAAAACGCGATTATGAGGTTGTAAAAGCTTTAAAGGAAATTGATTTAAGCATATCCGAAGGTGAGATTGTTGGTTATGTTGGCTTGAATGGTGCTGGAAAATCAACTACTATTAAACTTCTGACTGGTATTCTTCACCCTGATTCTGGAAGTATAGAAGTTTTCGGTATGAATCCTTTCAAACATCGCCAGAGAATAGTGGCGAGAATAGGAGTAATGTTTGGGCAAAGGAGTCATCTATTATGGGATTTACCTTTAATTCATTCTCTGGATTTATTAAAGAAAATTTATAATATTCCGGATAATATTTATCAAGAGAGTATTGAGTTGGCTAAAAAATATTTGGGTATAGGTGATTTGCTAAAAATTCCCGTGAGAACTATGAGTTTAGGGCAAAGAATTCGGGGAGAATTTACAGCTATTATGCTACATCAACCAGAAATTCTTTTTCTAGATGAACCAACTATTGGTCTGGATGTTATTACTAAAAATGAAATAAAAAAATTATTGCATTACTTAAATGAAGAAAAGGGTTGTACTATATTTTTGACGACACATGATCTTCGGGATATTGAAAAGATATGTAAAAGAGTAGTAGTATTGGATGAAGGCAGAATTATTTTGGATGATCAGGTTAATAATTTATTAAATAAAGTTGAATCTCAATTTTTATCAGTTACCTTTGCTGATATGAGAGTACCTGAATCATTATTGCAATTTGAAGGTATTGAAGTGTTGAGTAAAGATAAAAATGTTGCCCGAATTAAATATGACCGTAAATATTATACTATAGAATCATTGCTAAAAAAATTGATGACAAATTATAACATTGAAGGTTTTTATTTAGAACAGCCTGATTTAGAAGAGATTATTCTCAATCTTTATAAATCCAGAAGAAATAAGGTGGTTGTTTAA